The sequence TGTGTCAAAtaacgtggcatgccaagtcaagtgaagagCCAATAGGActgtgccacatgtcaaaatgatgcagcagtcCCATGAAATAAAAACCCATaaaaaggcgccacatcacttGCATCttattggtcaaaggaagtccatattcatcacgACTCTTCCttttctacaactataaataggagtctcataattcagaaaaaggcgccctagaactctaacaagttgcaagagaaagctcgtggatcaaactccgcaatttctctaaaaagctcaagcagtCAAagcaagttcatcaagattcaagatcaagtccctcaaatcaagaaatcaagttcaaattcaagatcaagctcgaagcccttgaatttatatttgaaaaggcgaatcagaggattcatagagattgtaccactcacatattgaaatcaataaattgattgttgcagtatattttcttatctcaattatttatttttggcctcgagaattttattgtccaacaaattctggcacgctcagtgggacaatctctacctctcatctcaacttttcagaCTTTGAAGATTAAGaacactgaaatgacttccaagaagatcaactctcaatcaactgctcTCAAGGTtgctgattcaaagttctctgctcAAGTAGAGAGAATCCttggtgttatttttgaaagCTTAGGAGCAGTTACAAGGAGCAAGGCGGGCTTGCTAGGACtacaaacacatccagtgtcgtccTCTCTAACTCCAATTTTTGGAACTTCAACCCCGAAAAGAACGAAGACAAATGCAAGTTCTTcggaaggaggaagcagtgtggtggaatcgcttaagaagactcttgctctacttgagcattttgGTTCCAAGTACTCTGGCGCAAAGAACGATGGTCgttcaagcaactcatcatcTCCAACTACACAATGTAAGTTGAGCACTTCAAAGGTTAATTTGCGCAATAATCCTTACTACTCTCCAACATCTCCAGTGATTATTCAAGCAATGGTGACTGATGCCTCGTTTATGGAGGAGCAGCTTGCGAATCTAGCAAAGGCAATTGAGGGCCTGACCCAATGTTCAGAACCAAGATGCtcgaattgataagatagtggatagggtggaagtcctgatagacggagagtctagccatgcacctGTAAAATCTCCAGAGGTTCATGAAACAGGAAATCctatgaaacaaacaccaccgtctaaagaggtgcaagtttctgctgagggaatgatcccgattgagCAATTGAGGGAttttattgaagggaccctcaaagataagtatgatgttgtcaccaagtcttcccttgcgTATGCTAAGCCCTACACTGTgaggatagatagcctcaaaatgcccgCCGGCTATCAACCCCCTAAATTGCAACAATTTGAGGGGAAAGGGAACCCAAAACAGTATGtcacacactttgttgagacatgtaataatgctggaacttacggtgactatcttgtcaaacagtttgttcgttccctaaagggaaatgccTTTGATTGTTATACGGATctcgagcctaactccatcgatagttgggagcaattagAGCATGATTTCCTGAATCGTTTCTATAGCACAAGGCGTACGGtaagcatggtagagctcacaaatactcggcaAAGAAAGGACGAGCCAGTCatcgacttcatcaatcgatggagaaatgcgaACCTAAACTGTAAAGATAGGCTCagtgaagcttctgcaatagagatgtgcgtccaaggaatgcattgggggcttctctacatcttgcaaggaaTCAAACCAAAattctttgaagagttagctactcgtgctcatgacatggagttgagcatgtcttctgctggaaaggaagGAGCACCTAtacatgaccctcgaaggggaaatgATAAGCAAGAATCCAAAAGATGGGataagtttgtccccaaaaatgataaCAAGGAAtctatgaatgttgatgtgtctcctgtgaaagtcaccacaaaggtgagcaagaagcaacGTGTGAAGACTACTTCTGGAGCATGCCCAAAttagaaaactttaaaggagatgcaagaaaaggaatatccctttcttgattctgatgttgctaaGATTTTTGGTGAACTCCTTCAGCATAAGCTCAtcgaactcccagagatgaagcgtcCTAATaaagctggaaggaccaatgaccctaattattgcaaatatcataggctcataagtcacaCTCTGGAGAAAtgttttgtctttaaagataaagtcatgcaactggcaaaagaaaagaaaatcttcttcgacAATGAGACAgtcagttctcatcaaatctctatcacttttggctcgctcGACCCGGTTCAGATTTGTGTCAAAAAGCATAATGAGAAGATATTAGAGCCCGACAGGTCTGAAGACGATGATagaggttggactctggtgaccagACGCAGATGCAAGAAGATGAGCCTGAGAAAGAAGACATACGAGCAGCCAACCGAAAAAAGAATGGTGAAGAAACTAAGGAAAcagaagttggttgaacttccaaAGAAGACAAGGGTAACAGAGCTTCACCATCAGAAACCTCGGCGTCtggtgactttagaggaattcttaccgagttggtttcgtgtaaagactgcccaagtcaaccttgaggcatcttgttttaataccgccaaagaggggggcaaagggtgagaatctatCCATGGAGGTTCCTTCACCTTCCGAAAAGCTTGCTCaaactcttggcgaagaggcacatgtgtgtgatacaaaaatcacattcacaaataacgatcttctgcttggtgagACCCTACATAACCACCCCCAGATCTcgaacaagtagcaagagaaagctcgtggatcaaacaccgCAATTtatctaaaaagctcaagcattcaaatcaagttcatcaagattcaagatcaagaccgcaatattcaagatcaagctcaaaagcccttgaattcaagcacaagtcaagatcaaattcctcaaatcaacaaatcaaattcaaattcaagatcaagctttaagtccttgaaattatatttgaaaaggcgaatcagacacaaattcatgagatattcataaatctCGAATATCTCAAAGGTCAAAGGGATCAAAACCCCCTCTTCttgattaatcaaataaatcaagaagaTCGACAAATCCTcttttcatggagatcaaattcaaatattccaatgttcgagaaatacgccactaacgaccctcgaattatggagaaattcaAATGTTCTTATGTTCAAGAAATACgtcactaacggccctcgaattaaggagaaaatcaagagagaagaattaagggagaataaaattattatttctttgtatttttatttgtggttgaaatttattttccatgaatcaAATTATGTTGAAAACACAAAGTGCCTGCTAAAAATTAGGATGAAACGAttgatatatatagagagagagatgtaTTCCTAGAGCATTATGCTCGTTTTCTTTTAGGCCATTCGCAGCAAAACAGAATCAGATTCTGTGGTAAGCTGATCCATAGGAATAATAGAGTAAGATCTAAGCATGTCTATTCTTTATTAATGCACATGCATGTCCTAATTTCAAGACTAATTTAGCAAGGGTGACTCTACTTTACCAAGCACAAGATAAACACTTTGCCTCTTTCGGCACAACTAAAAATTTGTTAGGCTTATCCTCACATTCCTTCACAATAGAACTTTGAACCTTTCACTTGTTAAAATACAATATGTGCAATAGTATGTGCTATTCTTTCTGTTGTTATAATATGTATATAAGATATGGTGGAAGAATCCATATTCACTGGTATCCGATGCCATACACAAATTATATGAAGGCTGGTTTCTCAAGTACTGTTGCCTAATTAAGAAAAAGAAGTGCCTAAATCATGAGAACATATTGGTCCTTCGGAAAGAATTCCAGGGAGAGAAACCATTCTTTCCAACACCATCCCAAGGCCTTCCATGTATTCGGTCCTCGACACATTTCTTCTCCCGGATGGAGAGAACTCATCAGCTCCAGTTGGTTAGTTCCGTTTATCCTTTAATGTCTTTGTTCAGATTTCTATTCCTTGTACTACTTATCATGATGTATAGTGATCTGTAACCTGATTGGAGTGTGCAGGAAGGACGAAAGCTACCAAAGAGTGGTGATGGCCTGCTTTGTACAAGCAGTTTACTTGCTTGAACTTGACAGACAAGAAAATAGAAACGGCACAGAAGCTGCCCTTGCACCACAGTGGTGGACACCCTTTAAGTACAAACTGGTTGAAGCCCTTGTAGATGAAAGAGATGGTTCGATATTTGCTGCAGTTTTGGAGTGGGATCAAACAGCAGCCCTGGCTGATTTTATACCCATAAGGCCAATTGGTGCACCAAAAGTGGTATTAGCCATCAGAGGAACACTCTTGAAGAACCCCACAATAAGGAGGGATATCGAGGATGATCTACGTTACTTGGCGTGGGAAAGTCTCAAAGGGTCCTTCAGATTTGACAGGATCTTATCGGCTCTAAAATCAATCTTCTTCAACCTGCAAGGGAGCAAAAATGTGTCCATCACAGGACACTCATTAGGAGCTGGTTTTGCTCTGGAGGTATACAAGGCGTTAGCCGCCGAAGGAACTTATGTAGAAGCACATCTTTTCAATCCACCATCTGTTTCATTGGCCATGAGTTTGAGGATCTTGAGCGGAAAAGCTGGATTTGTGTGGAAAAGGTTCAAATCGATGCTCCCTTCTAACTCAGAGTATCAAAGCAGGAGCGTCGCTGAGGGTGCAGCTGAAGCTACAGAATCAAGAATCACTTCAGAGCTCAAGCAAATGCTGCCTATGGCTCATTTGTATGTTAACACAAGTGACTACATCTGTTGCTActataattacccagatggagtACAAAACAGTGGTATTAAGGAGAGAGAAGCAAAACCTGGTGGAAATGGGCTAAGCGGGGTAAAACTTTTTGTGGTGTCAAAAGGAAAGCAGAGGTTTCTTGAGGCACATAGGCTGAAACAATGGTGGTCTGATGACTTGGAGCTCCAAATGGCTCTCAATAACAGCATGCTGATAAGTAGGCAGCTCAATTCCTTGTACATCATTCAAGTTCCAAAACAAACTCAAGGCTATAGTCTTTAAAAGAAAATCTCTGCCATTTGGCACTTTTATCCTTCAAATTAAAGTGGATATAAAACAATTATGCATTTCTTCCTTTAAGTTCAAGTGATACTGGCATATGTACTTTAATTTGGGCTGGTAAAG comes from Capsicum annuum cultivar UCD-10X-F1 chromosome 2, UCD10Xv1.1, whole genome shotgun sequence and encodes:
- the LOC107852007 gene encoding GDSL esterase/lipase At4g10955-like, which gives rise to MRTYWSFGKNSRERNHSFQHHPKAFHVFGPRHISSPGWRELISSSWKDESYQRVVMACFVQAVYLLELDRQENRNGTEAALAPQWWTPFKYKLVEALVDERDGSIFAAVLEWDQTAALADFIPIRPIGAPKVVLAIRGTLLKNPTIRRDIEDDLRYLAWESLKGSFRFDRILSALKSIFFNLQGSKNVSITGHSLGAGFALEVYKALAAEGTYVEAHLFNPPSVSLAMSLRILSGKAGFVWKRFKSMLPSNSEYQSRSVAEGAAEATESRITSELKQMLPMAHLYVNTSDYICCYYNYPDGVQNSGIKEREAKPGGNGLSGVKLFVVSKGKQRFLEAHRLKQWWSDDLELQMALNNSMLISRQLNSLYIIQVPKQTQGYSL